The Miltoncostaea marina DNA window AAGGACCGAGCCGTGGCGGTTTGACCCGCGCTCGAGCGCGTGCAACCACAGTATCTGCTTGCCGACGCGCGGCCAGTCCGCTTGCCTGCGGGATCGACCACGCCGGCGCCGGGACCCGCAACACCACGTTCCCGGGCTCACCGTCTGGGGGGACGCGAGAGGGCGTACGTCTACCGGCCGTCATCGAACCCGTCCGCTTGCTCGTAGCCCTTGAGGCGATCTACCGGGAAGAGCTCCGCGCCGTCGTGAGCCGCCGCGGCGATCGCCGCGGTGGCGGGGAATCGTTGCCGATGCGCCGCATGGCGGCCAGGTGGGCGACGAGGGGGTGCAGCTAGGCGCGGCCGATCAGCCCCCTGCGGCGCTAGGTGGGCGAACCGCTTCTGGTGCTCTCATGCTCGCTTCCGCTCAGGCCCGGGAGGGTGGCCGCTGCCCCAGGGCCGAGCGGGTTGAGAACCCCGGCCCGGCGCACGCTGCGCCAGCCGGGGATCGACGTAGTTGACCCACGGCCAGCCCCTCGGCGCGCCCGCAGCTTCTCCGTATCGGCGAGCGCGTCCTCGGCCGGACGCCGCGAGCCGGGTCGAGGACGACCACCCCGGGCCGCTGCCGACCGGCGAGGCGACCCCGCTAGACTCGGTTGCTCGGGCAACGCTGACGCCGATGCGATGGCGCACCACTGGCTCCGTTAGCGGAACAAGAGTGGCACGCGGGCAGGCTGACGTCACGACGGTGCGGGGCGATTCCCCGCACCGTCTCCCGCACCGTCGACGACGTTCCCGCACCGTCCCGCACCGTATTCGGACGCTTTCGGGGCTCTGGGGTAAATCGGCCCCGGACAGACGAAAGGCCCGGAAATCCGGGCCTTTCTGAGGTAGCGGGGGCAGGATTCGAACCTGCGACCTTCGGGTTATGAGCCCGACGAGCTACCAGACTGCTCCACCCCGCGGCGGTCCAAGAAGTGTAGCGCCTGCCTCCCGAGGGTCAAGCGCCGCCCGTCACGCGCACGGGGTCGCCCACCCGCACCCGGCCGGGACGGGTCACCTGCGCGTAGACGCCGAACAGGTTCTCGCGGTCGCGGGCCAGGCCGGCGAGGACGCGGTTGTCGCGCTCGAGCGTGTCGGGGTCGAAGGTGGTGACGGCGCAGCGCTCGGTCTCGACCACGATCCGCAGCTCGGGGCCGTCGTCGCCGATCGCGACGGTGCGGCCGACCCAGGCGGCCTCGGCGAAGGGTTCGTCGTCGTCGGTCTCGAGGACGAGGTTGGCGCGGAAGCGGCGGCGGTCGAGCGGCTCGCCGGCGGTCCAGCCGGCGGCGGCGGCGAGGGAGGCGAGGGTGACGAGGTGGATGGGGGCGGCGTCGTGGACGCCCAGCGGGCTGCGCACCAGGCGGACGCCACGGCCGAGGGTGCGGCCGAGCTCGTCGGCGACCGCGGGGTCGTCCCAGGGGACGGTGAGGCCGGCAGGGGTGGTGACCTCGACGCCCTCGCCGACCTCGACGCGGGCCGCGGCGTCGGCCTCGGCCTCGGCCGCGGCCAGAGCCTCGACGCCGGCCCCGGCGCCGGCCCGGGCACCGACGCAGCGCGCGGCGAACCCGAGCATGTGGCGCGCGCGGCGGGCGGTGAGGGTCTCGCCGTCGTCGGCGACGGCCACGTGGCAGCGGTCGCCGAGGATGCCGAACGGCCCGACGAACGCCGTGCGGAGCCGCTCGCCCCCGAACGACTTCACGGGGAAGCGCCAGAGGTCCGAGACGATCCCGGCGGTCACGGCGGGGGCGTCAGCGGGTGAGGGCGAGGACGACGATGACGATCACGAGGACCGCGAGGCCGGCGTAGACCCACCGCAGCACCGTGCGTCGCACCTCGTAGAGCTCGCGGATGCGGGCCTGGGACTGCTCGAGCTTCTCCGGGTCGCGCAGCGGCTCGGGCTCGGGTTCCTCGTCGTCGTACGCCATGGCGCGATGCTACCCCCGCAACGAGCGAGGGGCCCGTCGCCGGGCCCCTCGTCGTTCACCTCGTCCGCTGCGCGCGGGGCGCTACGCGACGTCGCGCAGGCGCTGCGCCTCGGCGAGGCTAGCCAGCTTCTGCAGCGACTGGTTCTCGATCTGGCGGATGCGCTCCCGCGTGACGTTGAACGTCCGCCCGACCTCGTCGAGCGTGCGGGGGTGCTCGCCGCCGAGCCCGTAGCGCAGCTCCAGCACGCGGCGCTCCCGGTATGAGAGCGAGTTGAGGACGTCGCGCAGGGCCTCGTTGCGGAGGACGGTCTCGGCCGCCGCCTCGGGGGCGACCGCCTTCTCGTCCGCCAGGAACTGGCCGAACTCCGACTCCTCGTCGTCGCCCACCGGCTTCTCGAGCGAGACCGGCGTCTGCGCGCTGCGCTTGATCGACTCGACCTCCGCCTCCGGCAGCTTGACCGCGTCGGCGATCTCGGGGATGGACGGCTCGCGGCCCAGCTCGCTGACGAGCTTGCGCTCGGCGCGGTTGATCTTGTTGAGCTTCTCGACGACGTGGACCGGCATCCGGATGGTGCGGCCCTTGTCGGCGATCGCGCGGGCGACGGCCTGGCGGATCCACCAGGTCGCGTAGGTCGAGAACTTGAAGCCCTTGCGGTAGTCGAACTTCTCCGCCGCGCGCACCAGGCCGAGCGTGCCCTCCTGGATCAGGTCGAGGAAGGCCAGCCCCTGGTTGCGGTAGTTCTTCGCGATGGAGACGACGAGGCGCAGGTTGGCCTCGACCATCTTCTTCTTGGCGCCGAGGTCGCCCAGCTCGATGAGCTTGGCCAGCTCGACCTCCTGGGCGGCCGTGAGCAGCGGCACGCGGCCCACGTCCTTGAGGAAGAGCTGGAGCGCGTCGGTGCTGGTGTCCGCCTTCAGGTTGAGCTTGCGCGGCGGCCGGTCGGCGGCCTCGGCGATCGCGGCCAGCCGGTCGCGCGCCTCCTGATCCTCCACCAGCTCGACCCCGAGCTCGTCGAGGTGACGGTACAGCTCCTCCGCGGCGCCCTCGTCGAGGGAGACGCCCTCGACCGACTTGGCGACCTCGTCGATGCTCAGGAAGCCCTGCTCCTGCCCGCGTGCGAGCAGCTGCTGGACCTCCTCCAGCTCGACCATCTCACTCACCGTCATGTCCTCACCTCCGGCTGGACGCCATCGGAGCGCGTGGCCGAATCCACGCATCCCACGGCCGGCCGTCCACTGCGAACGCCCGTTCGGGATGGTAACGCTTCACTCTTTGAAGTCAAGGACGACACCAGCCTCCGAGCTGTCGGTCGGCATCCGGCTCCCGAGCCGTCAACCTTCTCTACGGGCCCCTCGGCAGATCGGATCCCCGGCCGGTTCACGGCGGTAGGGATCCTCTTTGCCCACACTGACGTCGGATCCAACCAGGGCCGCCTTAAGCGGCGATTAAGCGGGAATGCGGACCGGGTGAACTCGCGTCGTGCTCATGGGTTTCGGCCGGTCGGGGGGTTTTCGAGAGCCTCGACGAGCGCGCGGGCCGTCAGGCCCAGGCGCGTGCCCGGCCCGAGCGACGCCGCGCGCCGCAGCGCCTGGGCGGCCTGCGCCCCGCGCCGGCGGTAGACCTCGAGCCACCCCTGGTTGAACGCCACGAGCTGGCTGCGCGGGTGGGCGCGCGCCAGGCGCTCGAGCTGCGTCGCGGCCGCCTGCCCGGCCGCCGGGTCGGCCGTGGCGCCGACCAGCGCCAGCCCCACGCGGGCCGCGACCTCGTCGCCGCCGATCGCGATGGCGCGGCGGTAGGCCGCGGCCGCGCCATCGTCGTCGCCCGAGAGCTGCAGCACGGTGCCGAGCTCCACGTGGCGCCGCGCGGGGGCGTCGGCGGTGGCGAGGGCCCGCAGGCGCTCGGCCTGCTCGGCGGGCTGCAGGTCGGCGAGGCCCGCCGGCAGCGGCCGGTCGAGCACGACCGCGAGCGGCGGCAGCCGGCCGGCGAGACCCCCCTGGTCGCCGTGCTCGCCCTCCGGCGCCTCCGGCGTGGTGACCACCGGGCCGGGCACGGCCGGCTGGGCGGCGTCGCGCTCGCCCGCGCCCACCGGGTCGTCCAGCGCCCGGGCGCCCAGCAGCGCGCCGCCGGCGACGACCACCCACACGACGAGCACGGCGGCGAGCCGCCGGCCGGGGACGCGGGGGCGGCCGGGGCTGGGTCTGTTCGCGGTCACGGCCCTGGACGTTAGCGGGCGCGCCGCCGGGGCCCGTCCCGGCCGCGGGGGACGGACGTCGTCGGCGCCGCGCTCATGCCGGGGCCCGCGCCTGCCGAAGGAGCCTGCGTGACCCAGACCGCGGACCCGGGGAGCCCCGACCTCCAGGCGCTGCTGACGCGCGCCGTGGAGATGGGCGCGAGCGACCTCCACCTGAAGGTGCCGGCCCGGCCGGTGGTGCGGGTGCACGGCGGGCTGACGCCGATCCCCGGCGTGCGGCCGCTGACGGTGCACGACACCGTGCGCTTCGCCGACGAGATCCTGCGCGGCCAGGACGACAAGCGCGCGGAGCTCGAGCAGATGGGCGAGACGGACCTCTCGCACGCCCGCGAGGGCCTGGGGCGCTTCCGGGTCAACCTCTTCCGCCAGCGCGGGTCGATCAGCCTCGTGCTGCGGGTGGTGCCCTTCAAGGTGCTGTCGATCGAGGACCTCTCGTTGCCGCCGGTCGTCGGCACGCTGGCCGACGAGGAGCGCGGCATCGTGCTCGTGACGGGCACCACCGGGTCCGGCAAGAGCACCACGCTCGCCGCGATGATCGACCGGATCAACCGCACCTCGCACAAGCACGTGGTGACGATCGAGGACCCCATCGAGATCCTCCACGTCGACCGCGCCTCGCTGATCAACCAGCGCGAGGTCGGCCTCGACACCGAGTCGTTCGGCAGCGCCCTGCGCCGGGTGCTGCGCCAGGACCCGGACGTGATCATGATCGGCGAGATCCGCGACCTGGTCACGATGGAGACGGCGCTCAACGCCGCCGAGACCGGCCACCTGGTGCTGTCGACCATGCACACCCTCGACGCCACCGAGACGGTCAACCGGGCGATCGGCTTCTTCCCGCTGCACCAGCAGGGCCAGGTGCGCGCCATGCTCGCCGGCACGCTGCGCGGGGTGGTCTCGCAGCGCCTCGTGCGCACGCTCGACGGGCACGGCCGCGTGCCGGCGGTCGAGGTGCTGGTCACCACCGGCCGGGCCCGCGACATGATCGTGAACCCCGACGAGACGGGCCGCCTGCACGAGGTGATCCGCGACGGCGACTACTACGGCATGCAGACCTTCGACCAGTCGCTGTTCGGCCACGTGACCGCCGGCCGGGTGAGCCTGGCGGCCGCGATGGAGGCCGCCTCGAGCCCGCACGACTTCAAGCTGATGCTGGACGCTGGCGCCGCGCGCCGCACCGCCGAGCAGTACGCCTGAGCGCCCGCCCGGCGCCGGCTCGGGGATTTCGTGACGCGGTGGTATCGTCCGTTGCGACCATGAGGGCCCTCGCACCCGCGGAACCCGCCGCGACCGAATGCCCGGTCGTCGCCACGGCGCGCATCGTGTCCGGCAAGTGGACGCTCCTGATGCTGCGCGACCTGGCCGAGGGGCCGCGCCGCTTCAGCGCGCTGCAGCGCTCGCTGGAGGGCATCAGCCCGCGCACCCTGTCGATCCGGCTGCGCGCGCTGGAGGAGGAGGGCATCGTGGAGCGGCGCGAGTACGCCGAGATGCCGCCGCGGGTGGAGTACCGCCTGACGGCCAAGGGCGCCGACCTGGTGCCGATCGTGGAGGCCATGCGCCGCTACGGCAGCCGCTGGCTCGGCGCCGCCGAGCACTGCGACGAGGCCGCCGTCGGCCTCACCCCGCTCAGGAGCGCCGCGGCCTCGCGCTAGCCGGGCCGCCGCGTGCGCAGGAAGCGCAGCGGCAGGTAGAGCGTGTGGGGGGTGCGGCGCTCGAGCACCCGGCGCAGCTCGTCGCGGCCCTCCTCGCCGAGCACCCGGGCGATGTAGGTGCGCCCGAAGAGGGCCCAGGCGTCCTCGACGTCCTCCATCACCACGGCGAACTGGACGTCCTGCTCCTCGACCGTGGCCAGGCCGACCTCGCGGAAGGCGTAGGCGTCGGCGGGCTCGTGCGGGATGCTGGCCCGGCTGGCGCGGCCGGCCAGCGCCCCCGGGGCATGGCGGCCGACCACGGCGATGACCGCCCCCATGAACGAGGCGTCGATCGGGCGCAGGCGGTCGAAGGCGGTCACCGAGGCCACGAACCGCCCGCCCGGGCGCAGGATGCGGAAGACCTCGGTGAGCACCGGCTCGAGGTCGTCCACGGTGTCGAGCACCATGCTCGCCAGGGCGCAGTCGAAGGTGCGGTCGGGGACGGTGCCGAGGCGGCGGACGTCGCCGCGCCGGTAGAGCACGGGCAGCTCCGGGTCGGTGCGCGACCGGGCCTCGTCGAGCGCCTCGGGGCTCATGTCGATGCCCACCACCATGCCCTCGGGGCCGGTCAGGCGGGCGGCGGCGCGCGTGGCCCCGCCGGAGCCGCAGCCGAGGTCGACCACCTGCTCGCCGGGCACGATGGGCGCCCACGAGACCAGCGTCTCGTAGAGGTGCACGCCGCGGTTGCCGGGCAGCGGCGCCAGCGACTCCTCGGTGGCGGCCGGGTCGAGCGCGTGCACCGCGCGGTAGAAGCGCGAGGCCAGCGAGCCGGTCAGTGGGGCGCCGCCGGCCACGAGCTCGCGGACCTCCTCGAGCTCGTCCTCCGGCCGCCGCTCGAGCGGCGGCGCGGCCGCCGGCGGTGGGTCGTGCGCGTCCACGCGGGGACTGTATCCCCGGGGCGGCTCAGCCGGCCGCCGCGGGGGCGAACGGCGCGGCCGGCACCCGCGGCGGGCGCCCGAGCACCAGGTCGGCGACCAACTCGCCGGTGGCGGGCGCGAGCAGGATGCCGTTGCGGAAGTGGCCGACCGCGGCGACCACGCCGGGCGCCACCTCGCCGATCGTCGGTGCCGGCACCGGCGACCAGGGCCGGAAGCCCGCCCAGGCGTCGATCCGGGCGCCCAGGCCGGGGATGGCCCCGCGGGCCCAGCGCTCGAGCCGGTCGAGGTCCTCGGCCACGGTGGCGGCGGCGAAGCCGGCGTCCTCCATCGTCGTGCCGGCCACCACGCGCCCGTCCGCGCGCGGCACGGCCACGCCCTCGTTGACGGGCTCCATCAGGATGGTCCCGAGCCGGCCGCGGTCGAAGAGCAGCATCTGGCCGCGCCGGGGCGCGACCGGCAGGTCGAGGCCCGCCTCGGCCAGGTGCGCGGCCGCCCAGGCGCCGGTGGCCACCACCACGACGTCGGCCCGCGCGCGCAGCTCCTCGAGCGGCGGGGCGGGGCGGGCCTCCACGGTGATGCCGCCGAGCAGCGCGCCCGCCGCGCGCGGGGGGCGCACGAGGCCGACGCCGGGGAAGCGCATCGCCGGCTCCGCCGACCCGTCGGCCCGGGTCCAGAGGACCTCCTCGACCGGCAGCCCGCGGGCCTCGCGCCAGTCCCGCCAGGCGGGGTCGCCGCCCAGCACGGTCACGCCGGGCCGGCGCAGCTCGACCTGGGGCGCCCGCGCGGCGAGGTCGTCCCACAGCTCCAGGCTGCGCGCCGCCAGCGCGTGGACGTGGTCCGGCAGGCGCTCGGGGTGGGAGGGGGAGAGGATGCCCGCCGCGGCCCAGCTGCCCGCCGCCCGGCCGGCGCCCGGGTCGAGCACCCGCACCCGCGCGCCGCCGTCGGCCAGGTGGCGGGCGCAGGCCGCGCCGACGACCCCGGCGCCCAGCACCACCACCCGCGGACCGGTGCCCGGCGCCACGCCGCTAGGCGCCGAGGGCGGCGCCCACCTCGGCGATGCCGGCCAGCTCAACCGGCTCGCGCGCGAGCGCCGGCACCTCCACCACCCGGCGGCCGCCGATCGCGCCCGTCAGCCCCTCGCGCGCGTCGAGGTCGCGCAGCCCCAGGGTCTGCCGCTCCTCCAGCGTGGCGGCGGCGTGGCGCGCCAGCGCGCCGGGGTCGTGGGCGCCGGCGTCGGCCAGGGCGGCCTCGAGCGCCCCGGCGCGCGGCAGGCCGCCGGGCGGCAGCGGGTGGACCCGGTTGAGCACCACCCCGAGCAGCGGGAAGCCCTCGGCGTCGAGCCGCTCGGCCAGCGCCACGGCCTGCCCCAGCGGGTCGGGCTCGGGCGCCGACACGATCACGAACGCCGCCTCGGGCGAGCCCAGCAGGCGCCGCACCGCCATCGCGCGCTCGGCGAAGCCGCCGTACATGCCCTCGAAGCCCGCCAGGAAGTCGCCGACGTCGCGCAGCAGCTGGGCGCCGGTCAGCCGCTCCAGCAGCGACAGCACCGTGCCGCTGCCGGCGTGGAGGATCTTCCACCCGAGGCCCCCGGCGGCGAGGCCCGGCCGCACCAGCATGCGCAGCGCGCGCCCCTCGATGAAGCGGGTGATGCGCTCCGGCGCGTCGAGGAAGTCGAGCGCGTTGGTGGCGGGCGGGGTGTCGAGCACGATGTGGTCGTAGCCGCCCTCCTCCACGAGCTCGTGGAGGCGCTCGACCGCCATGTACTCCTGGGCGCCCGCGACCGCCCCGGAGAGGTGGCGGTAGATGCGGTTGCCGAGCACCCGCTCGCGCGCGGCCTCGTCGGGCGCGTAGCGGGTCACGAGGCGGTCGAAGGTCGCCTTCGCGTCGAGCTGCAGCGCCCACAGCTCGCCGCCGGCGCCGAGCAGCTCGTGCGCCGGCACGCGCTGGGGCTGGTCGGCGAGGCCGTGCATGCCGAGGGCGGAGGCGAGCCGCCGCGCCGGGTCGATGGTGACCACCGCCACCCGCCGGCCGCGGCCGGCGAGCCGCAGGCCGAGGGCCGCCGACACGGTCGTCTTGCCCACGCCGCCGGCGCCCGCGCACACCACGAGCCTGCGCCCGGCGAGCTCGTCGATCACGCCGCCCCCACGGGGACGCTCTCCTCCAGGCCGTCCGCCAGGCGCTCGAGGGCGCGGATGTCCATGTGGCGGCCGATCACCCGGGGCAGGGCGATGACCGGCACGCCGACCCCCTCGGCCAGGCGCTCGCGGTAGGCGGCGTCGGCGCGCTGGTGGGCGAGGTGGGCCAGCGCGGCGCGGGCCGCGCCGGCCACGGGCCCCTCGCCGCGGGCCACCCGCTCGAGGGCCGGCGCGTCGGCCAGCGAGAAGCGCACCGGGCGCACGCCGTTCAGCACCGTGGCGGCCACCGGCAGGCTGTGCTCGCGCAGCAGGGCCGCGGCCTCGACCGCCTCGGTCACCGCGAGCTCCTCCGGCAGGGCGACGATCACCACGCCGGTGGCCGCCGGGTGCGTGACCACCTCCTGGATGCGGGCCGCCTGGTCGCGGATCGGGCCGCCCGCCGCGAGCTCCTCCACGTTGCCGGCGGTGGCCAGCAGCGCGATGCCGTGGCCGGTGGCCGGGCAGTCGACGATCACGGTGTCCCACACCGGCCGCCCGGTGGAGCGGTCGATCGCGATCGCGAGGCTCCAGATCTTGCCCACCGTCACGAGCTCGGGCAGGCCCGGCGCCGCCGCCGCGAAGCTGTGGAAGGCGCGGCTGCGGGTGAGCACCTCGACCAGGGGGCGGATCTTGAGCTGGCCGGCCAGGTACTCCTCGGTGGCGCGCTCGGCGTCGATCGAGATGCCGAACAGGCCGGGCGCGAGCTCGGTCTCGCGCTCGCTGCCCACGTCGGCCGCCCGGAACAGGCGCGACACCTGGTGCTGCCCCGCCACCTCGGCCACGAGCGCGCGGGCCCCCGCCCGGGCCGCCGCGAGCCCCAGGGCCGCCGCCACGGTGCTCTTGCCCGCGCCGCCCTTGCCGAGCACGAAGCGGAGCCGCCGCTCGGCGAGCGGCGGGCCCGCGCTGGCGTCGTCAGGCCGCAGGCGCGCTCCGGGTGAGGTCACGGGTGCCCTCGCGGAGCCATCCGCGGCGGCCGGCGCGGCCGGTGCAGAGCGGGCACACCAGGTGGCGCCGGTGCCCGCGGCGGGGGTCCTCGAAGTACTGGGCCGGTTCGCCGGGGAGGACGACCCGCCCGCACACCTCGCAGTCGCCGGGCCCCTCCGAGGCCCTACGCCGCATCCGCGCCCTCCAGCAGCCGCAGCCGCGCGCGCACGATGCCGAGCACCGACTCGTCCAGGCCGGCCGCGGCGCCGACGGCGAGCGCCTCCTCGAAGCGGGCGCGGGCACGGTCCCGGGCGCCGGCGTCGTGGCGGTTCTTCAGCGTGTTGTCGCCCGACAACAGCAGCCGCCGCACGCGCCGCCGCGCCTCATCGTCCTCGCTCATCGCTCGGCTCCTCCACCGACCGCCGGGAGCGGGAGCTTACCGCCGCGGCGGCCCCCGCGCCCCCTCACGTGGTGACGAGCCGGCCCTCGAAGAGCGGCACCACGCGGCCGCCGATCTGCACGCCCCGCGGGACGCCGCCCTCGCAGCGCACGCGCACCGCGACCTCGCCGCCGCGGCCCCCCGGCCGGCCCTGGCGCACGACCATCTCCAGGTCGCCGCCGCCGCCCGCCCCGCCGGCCGCCAGGCAGGCGCCGAGCGCCCCCGCGGCCGAGCCGGTCACCGGGTCCTCGGGCACGCCGATGAGCGGCGCGAAGTGGCGCACCCGCACCGTGGTGCGGCCGTCGCCGGCGCCGTCGTCGGGCGCGTACACGCTCACCCCGAGCCAGCCGTCGCGCTCGGCGAGCCGCGCCAGCGCGTCGGCGTCGGGCCGCGCGCGCTCGACCTCGCCGGGGCCGTCGGCGCGCAGCATCAGCTGCGGCACCCCGGCGCTCCAGACCCGCGCGGCGACCCCGTCGGCGGGGCGCACGCCGGCCGCGGCCGCGGCCTCCCGGGCGTCGGCCTCGGGGCCCCGCTGCGGCGCCGCCAGCGCCACCGTCGCCACCGGCCCCCGGGCGCGGACGGCCAGCACGCCGGCGGCGGTCTCGAGCCGGCCCTCGTCGCCGAGGCGCCCCGCCGCGCGCAGCACCCACGTGGCGCCCACCACCGGGTGGCCGGCCAGCGGCAGCTCGCGGCGCGGCGTGAAGATGCGCACGCGGTGGTCGGCGCCGGCCTCGGTCGGGGGCAGCACGTAGGCGGTCTCCGAGATGCCGAGCTCGGCCGCGAGGGCCTGCATGCGCCCCGCGTCCCAGCCGCCGGCGTCGAGCACGACCGCCAGCGGGTTGCCGGTCATGGGGGCCGACGCGAACACGTCCACCCAGGCGAGGGCGCTCACCCGGCCCGCGCCTCGGCGACGGCCCGGGCGAGCTCGTCGGCGACCAGCTCCGGGGCCAGCGAGGAGGGCGCCGGCCGGCCGCGCCCGCCGGCCGGGTAGAGGCGGGCCATGATGACCTCCGCGCCCTCCCAGACCCACCGGCCCGGGCCCCGCTCGAGCCCCTGCAGGCGGCGCGCCAGCGGGCCCAGGTCGATCCGCGGCGACAGCGGGCGCGAGACGTAGTCGACCCAGGTCTCGTAGCGGTGCGCCACCCCGAGCACGCCCTCCGGCGTGACCGTCATCACGCGCATGCGACGGGTGCGCGGGTGCACCGCCATGCGGTGCAGCGGCCGCGGCGCGCGGACGATCGCCAGGTCGGCGTCGCGGCGCTCCTCGATCGTCGCCGCGCCGGCGTCGAGCAGCGCCGCGTCGGCCTCCACCCGCGACCACTCGGTCGCCCACAGCAGGCGGTGGCGGCCGGGGTCGCGCAGCAGGCCGCCGACCCGCGGCAGGATGGCGCGGTGCAGCCGGCCGGCGGGGTCGGTGCCGCCCGCGCGGGCGAGGATGCGCCCGACCTCCGGGAAGGGCGTCGTGGCCCGCTCGGCCATGGCCATGAGGGCGATCGCCACCCGCGGCGCCCAGGGGTCGGTCCACGTGCCGAAGTCGCCGGCCTCGGCGGCGGCCACGGCCAGGCGCCGCTCCGGCGAGCCGGCCGGTGGCCGCTCCATCAGCAGCCAGATCGCCAGCAGGCCGTCCTCGTCGTAGTGGTTCGTGGTGACGACGCCCACCTCGGGGCCCTCGGGCGCGGCGGCCAGGTAGCGCTCCACGATGAGCGCGCTGGTGTCGGCGCGCAGGGCGCCGGGCGTGCCGCTGCCGGGCCAGTGGGAGAGCGAGAGCACCGTGCCCTCGAGCCGGGCGCCGTCCACCTGCACGTTGGGCGCGCCCGCGAGCTCCTCCTCCGGCACGAACTCCGCGTCCTCGCGCACCCGGGGCAGGCTGCGCGCGTCGGTCGGCGTGGCGGTGCTCATCCCGGCCGCGACGATACCTGGGCTGCGATACTGCCGGCGTGGACTTCGTGGTGGACAACGCCGTGCCGCTCTCGGCGATCGTGCTCGGCGTGCTCGTGCTGGCGGGCCTCGCGGTGCTCGGCCTGGCGGGCTGGCGCCTGTGGCGGGTGCTGAAGCGCGCGCAGTCGCGGCTCACCGAGGCCGGCGCCGCGCTGGCCGCCGAGGCCGATCGGCTGCAGGCCCAGGCCGCCGCGCTGCCGGAGCGCCAGGCCGAGCTG harbors:
- a CDS encoding class I SAM-dependent methyltransferase, coding for MDAHDPPPAAAPPLERRPEDELEEVRELVAGGAPLTGSLASRFYRAVHALDPAATEESLAPLPGNRGVHLYETLVSWAPIVPGEQVVDLGCGSGGATRAAARLTGPEGMVVGIDMSPEALDEARSRTDPELPVLYRRGDVRRLGTVPDRTFDCALASMVLDTVDDLEPVLTEVFRILRPGGRFVASVTAFDRLRPIDASFMGAVIAVVGRHAPGALAGRASRASIPHEPADAYAFREVGLATVEEQDVQFAVVMEDVEDAWALFGRTYIARVLGEEGRDELRRVLERRTPHTLYLPLRFLRTRRPG
- a CDS encoding type IV pilus twitching motility protein PilT, which gives rise to MTQTADPGSPDLQALLTRAVEMGASDLHLKVPARPVVRVHGGLTPIPGVRPLTVHDTVRFADEILRGQDDKRAELEQMGETDLSHAREGLGRFRVNLFRQRGSISLVLRVVPFKVLSIEDLSLPPVVGTLADEERGIVLVTGTTGSGKSTTLAAMIDRINRTSHKHVVTIEDPIEILHVDRASLINQREVGLDTESFGSALRRVLRQDPDVIMIGEIRDLVTMETALNAAETGHLVLSTMHTLDATETVNRAIGFFPLHQQGQVRAMLAGTLRGVVSQRLVRTLDGHGRVPAVEVLVTTGRARDMIVNPDETGRLHEVIRDGDYYGMQTFDQSLFGHVTAGRVSLAAAMEAASSPHDFKLMLDAGAARRTAEQYA
- a CDS encoding sigma-70 family RNA polymerase sigma factor — protein: MTVSEMVELEEVQQLLARGQEQGFLSIDEVAKSVEGVSLDEGAAEELYRHLDELGVELVEDQEARDRLAAIAEAADRPPRKLNLKADTSTDALQLFLKDVGRVPLLTAAQEVELAKLIELGDLGAKKKMVEANLRLVVSIAKNYRNQGLAFLDLIQEGTLGLVRAAEKFDYRKGFKFSTYATWWIRQAVARAIADKGRTIRMPVHVVEKLNKINRAERKLVSELGREPSIPEIADAVKLPEAEVESIKRSAQTPVSLEKPVGDDEESEFGQFLADEKAVAPEAAAETVLRNEALRDVLNSLSYRERRVLELRYGLGGEHPRTLDEVGRTFNVTRERIRQIENQSLQKLASLAEAQRLRDVA
- a CDS encoding MOSC domain-containing protein codes for the protein MTAGIVSDLWRFPVKSFGGERLRTAFVGPFGILGDRCHVAVADDGETLTARRARHMLGFAARCVGARAGAGAGVEALAAAEAEADAAARVEVGEGVEVTTPAGLTVPWDDPAVADELGRTLGRGVRLVRSPLGVHDAAPIHLVTLASLAAAAGWTAGEPLDRRRFRANLVLETDDDEPFAEAAWVGRTVAIGDDGPELRIVVETERCAVTTFDPDTLERDNRVLAGLARDRENLFGVYAQVTRPGRVRVGDPVRVTGGA
- a CDS encoding PhzF family phenazine biosynthesis protein, with amino-acid sequence MSALAWVDVFASAPMTGNPLAVVLDAGGWDAGRMQALAAELGISETAYVLPPTEAGADHRVRIFTPRRELPLAGHPVVGATWVLRAAGRLGDEGRLETAAGVLAVRARGPVATVALAAPQRGPEADAREAAAAAGVRPADGVAARVWSAGVPQLMLRADGPGEVERARPDADALARLAERDGWLGVSVYAPDDGAGDGRTTVRVRHFAPLIGVPEDPVTGSAAGALGACLAAGGAGGGGDLEMVVRQGRPGGRGGEVAVRVRCEGGVPRGVQIGGRVVPLFEGRLVTT
- a CDS encoding ArsA-related P-loop ATPase — translated: MTSPGARLRPDDASAGPPLAERRLRFVLGKGGAGKSTVAAALGLAAARAGARALVAEVAGQHQVSRLFRAADVGSERETELAPGLFGISIDAERATEEYLAGQLKIRPLVEVLTRSRAFHSFAAAAPGLPELVTVGKIWSLAIAIDRSTGRPVWDTVIVDCPATGHGIALLATAGNVEELAAGGPIRDQAARIQEVVTHPAATGVVIVALPEELAVTEAVEAAALLREHSLPVAATVLNGVRPVRFSLADAPALERVARGEGPVAGAARAALAHLAHQRADAAYRERLAEGVGVPVIALPRVIGRHMDIRALERLADGLEESVPVGAA
- a CDS encoding ArsA family ATPase; this translates as MIDELAGRRLVVCAGAGGVGKTTVSAALGLRLAGRGRRVAVVTIDPARRLASALGMHGLADQPQRVPAHELLGAGGELWALQLDAKATFDRLVTRYAPDEAARERVLGNRIYRHLSGAVAGAQEYMAVERLHELVEEGGYDHIVLDTPPATNALDFLDAPERITRFIEGRALRMLVRPGLAAGGLGWKILHAGSGTVLSLLERLTGAQLLRDVGDFLAGFEGMYGGFAERAMAVRRLLGSPEAAFVIVSAPEPDPLGQAVALAERLDAEGFPLLGVVLNRVHPLPPGGLPRAGALEAALADAGAHDPGALARHAAATLEERQTLGLRDLDAREGLTGAIGGRRVVEVPALAREPVELAGIAEVGAALGA
- a CDS encoding FAD-dependent oxidoreductase, whose product is MAPGTGPRVVVLGAGVVGAACARHLADGGARVRVLDPGAGRAAGSWAAAGILSPSHPERLPDHVHALAARSLELWDDLAARAPQVELRRPGVTVLGGDPAWRDWREARGLPVEEVLWTRADGSAEPAMRFPGVGLVRPPRAAGALLGGITVEARPAPPLEELRARADVVVVATGAWAAAHLAEAGLDLPVAPRRGQMLLFDRGRLGTILMEPVNEGVAVPRADGRVVAGTTMEDAGFAAATVAEDLDRLERWARGAIPGLGARIDAWAGFRPWSPVPAPTIGEVAPGVVAAVGHFRNGILLAPATGELVADLVLGRPPRVPAAPFAPAAAG
- a CDS encoding winged helix-turn-helix transcriptional regulator; the encoded protein is MRALAPAEPAATECPVVATARIVSGKWTLLMLRDLAEGPRRFSALQRSLEGISPRTLSIRLRALEEEGIVERREYAEMPPRVEYRLTAKGADLVPIVEAMRRYGSRWLGAAEHCDEAAVGLTPLRSAAASR